Sequence from the Seriola aureovittata isolate HTS-2021-v1 ecotype China chromosome 6, ASM2101889v1, whole genome shotgun sequence genome:
TTATCTAATAATGAAAGGCTGGTGAGGTCAGGTAGctagcaggttttcattttaaatcagtggctgtgtgttcacctattattattatattataatattattattattatcacttaTTATTATGCCCTGGATGGTGAAAAAGCTATAATGTCTCTTTTTGGTGGCATGGACAAAATGTTGGCAATAGCTAATCtaaattacaatatttttgCCCATGCTCAAGGTCTGGACTGACAATGATAACTTAACGTTGTCAGCACATTAATGTGCTCTCgcctcctctgtgtttgcagtAAGTGAAATATTTGTACATGACATGAGCCTCCAGATAGTCCCTGacctttcagccaatcaaatgcttCCATGCCTAAATCGTTTGTGGAGAAGTAACCTCTGGGAAGACACATATGACGTCACTGCAAACAGTGAGTTCtctcaaatattggtaggaaCAATtatgtcctcccaaaatattggtataGGACACATCCCAACCGTACATATACAAACCTACGCGCTTGTATTTAAGCCTGCCACATCGAAATTGTAACTTTTAATAAGAACACTGCTGAATTTGTTGAAACTGTGAGGCTATTAAGTGCTCATGGCAGCAGCGATGTTTGCGTGAAATAGAGGGAGCAGTTAGAGATAATGTGTGTGggttattttctttgtgtcttccACCTTGCTGTTTTTGCTGGCTGTGTCAGCTGTGCAGGTcttgtatttatatgtgtgtttgtgccttcCAGCACAAAGGAAGTAATGTGGCAAGTATCATGTTTTTGGATCCTCAGTCCCATTTTCCTCTTTGCAATTGATTAATGAAATACAACTAATAAAAGCTGAATAGTGAGTATTCAAGTATTCGGTGGAAAATGAGAATAATGTTCTTTACAGAtcaatttagtttttaaagtGGCGGTCTTGAagactttcatttaaaaaagtgaCTTTTAAGTCACTATCTATTGTCAATTGAGGTGATTGAGACTATGAACCACTCATGAAATTATATAGATGCCCTTGCATGTTACAGTTTTATGAACTATATGTCTGGTAGGACTCGAACGTGAGTCACTAACACAAAGTTAATGACGTGTGTTCCGTCGCCCAGGAATTCTGACAGAACTCCTAGTGGACATGTCATAcatattttattctgtcttttgcAGTCTAGAATGCACATGCATCCACTGAAGCATTGTGGGCTGGTAAACACACAAGTGTTATGTAGGCTATGTCTTTGATGTGTCTGTGACTCGcatcttaaatgtttttaatgctgtcacAGTATGTTTCTTTTTATGCTCAGATTGCAAATAAATTTTTCCTTGGAGATATGTTTAATCAGCTGACAGCACATACATCACCATTACATTTTGATTAGTATTATAAAGAaattatgaagaaaaaagaagctatgTGGTTAGAGAAAGCATTACAGTGAAGCGGGTCATCAGCTGGGAAAACTGTTGCTTTTGTCAATAAGAGTCGAAGTATgagcataaaacacaaaaaaaacaaacaaactgaagaatCAGAAAGCTCAGCTCAATCTCTTGTACACACGCCATTAATACATCCCTCACAATGTTCAGGCTCATGAGGACTCTTGACATCCATCTTGTGATGATTATGGTGGCCTTGATCCAGCTTTTCATAGTAGCACTTGATTCTAATCTTCTTCACCAGATTCCtcatgaggatgatgatgttcTCTGGAGGGATACTGGGATCTACCATTGGGGCTGCAATGCAATTCTTGCAGTTCTGACGGAAGCGCCTCACTTTGACAATGCCCTTCCCGTCCATCAGGCGCATGTGGAAGACCACCATCACTCGGTTGGAAGGCCAGCCTCTTGGACACTCAGTGCACTCAAACCTTCAAATGACAGTTGGCACATATTTCTAAATTATAGCAAACATGGAGATTAAACATACAATATACGTCAATCAACAGGCCTAGCCTCTTTGTCTTACTCAATCACTACTTAAACACATACTATATTCTTTACAATTCCTTACCTATTTCTAATTCAAACCTTAACAGTGTAGGACTATGCTATGGATTTACCACCCTCCATAACAACAAAACTATTTGCAAGATTTTAACTAGGCtattacatgtgtgtgtactggtTTTATTGGTTCACAATCTGTGATCAGTCACTATTATTGCAAGAAAACATCCTGACAACATCCTGTTGTTTATGTTTACCAGCTAACTTTGAATTGAACCACAggtttctcacaaacacacacacacacacacacacacacacacacacacacacacacacacacacacacacacacacacacacacacacacacacacacacaaacacacacacacacacacacacacacacacaccttaatactttaatacattttatggaCATAGTGCTTATTTATATCTTAAAGTCTTTAAGTCCCTTTTCTTATTAACTTTCtatatttctgtcatttctgtgtgacagtgtcacacacacacacacacacacacatatatatatatatatatatatatatgtatgtatatatctTAAGTATTCCAACACTTATAGCCAGTTCTATAATGCTTACACTGAGCATAATATTTATCATcaactgaaaacatctgtattGTAGATGTGTTGTGTATCGTGTTTGTAAACTTTGAtcagtatttaaataaaaggtCTACGTTTGTAGACAGGGGTCCAtcaatttttttatgttaaccTACACTATATCAGACTGTctgtataaaaataatttacaatgaTCACCAGTAGTCCAGCACACTGACCTTGCACTTGTGTTCCTGATGTATTGCT
This genomic interval carries:
- the LOC130170987 gene encoding receptor-transporting protein 3-like, producing MALSEWTLIFQNEAENLLHGDSWDLEFDSSIVPEQPQYGWQQYIRNTSARFECTECPRGWPSNRVMVVFHMRLMDGKGIVKVRRFRQNCKNCIAAPMVDPSIPPENIIILMRNLVKKIRIKCYYEKLDQGHHNHHKMDVKSPHEPEHCEGCINGVCTRD